TGAAGGACCTTCAAAACCTACAGACGCAAAAAACCCTGCACAATCCATCAGCCTGTCGAGTCTCCTGGCAGCTCAACGGATTACACTGAGACTTAAGGTAAACCGGTCAGCACTATATTGTATACAAGGGAATATCTTGTTATGTATAATTCATCTTCTGTAGTAAGATAATGGCTACAACGGTCTTTAAATATATAGATACCAAAGAGAGAGGGGTGTAGAGATAGAAAATGTGATGACTCATGTCAATATGCAACCAGTTCTAAAGTAGTGCCGTCACTGAGGCCTGATGAAGCCGAGCCGATTTGCTTGCTTACAGCCTCTAAggccatccagagctgcattcacaattcagcAGAGTTTAAATCTCCCACCATTCTTTGCTGACTCACTGTCTATAGAGAGTTTTCTCTAGCAATTTGCATTGCGCAAATGTGAACTGTTAAGTAATTAGATATAGGAAAAACGAAGGCctacttcacacaggcatatttacgcacgtaaaattggcccgcgcaatacacagtgcatagaacccattgattgtgTCTGTTTTACCCTGTGCATTTCGGTCACACAAGAAAGACAGAAAtgtagtatgctctattttcctgggcatttgtgcaccaaaagtccccattaaagtcaatggggatgtatAAATGCGTGTGCAATATGCTGGGAGATTTCTCAAAATGCTGCGTAATTGTTCAGGAAGAGAATACATCTTTAACTCCTTAGACTAATTATCCATGTTAATGGCTGAGAGCACTGCTGCGTATTTCCCAGCTAATTAAAATATCTGGAATTCACACGTTCACGAGATCTTTACACGTGCCTATGCTGCACTAAaatagcgctcgtgtgaacgaggcctaaagctcTGTTTAGACCGGCCAGTTTCTCATTTTTTGCCGCTGCAAATTTATGGATTTTCCGCTTGCGTAGCAATACCCTAACTGCGATAAGGACCTAGGAGATGTCTGACGacaagcttgctgactgtttccactaACCACCAGCAGAATTTTGAATGCATCTCTATAGTACAATGCCAGACTCAAGATCAGTGCAAAATAAGTAATGCAATATTTTTACAAAGTGACTCAGCTTGTCACATAGAACGTCACAGTTTATTGGTGCAAATCAAGTTTTTGTATATCAAATTGATCCTCTGCTAAAAAACATCATATCTTAATAGACCAACTAATTGCAATAGTGATGAAACTGCTTCTCAAAACTGTTTCAGAATAAAGCAGCTTTAAGGAGGAAGGTCAGAGCCCGCACACCAAGCCGTAAACCCACCGCCATCATTAATGAACAGGTAAGGCCTTATACCTGAGTGTGACCCATCTGGGTATCCCAGGAAGCCATGTCTATGGGAGTCATAAGGAGGTcccacactgattgcagtgaagAAGTAATTGCCATGATGGTCatttctccattgaaatcaactggTGTTAGGGTCCGTTCGCATGAGTGACGTCAGAGttcgcctgtttatacagcagatacatcgttggctcgttcaaacgagaaatcattcagtcgttcatatTCGCTGTATAAAAGAATCAGAACTCAATCAGTGCTGTTTGAAAGGAAGGATCAGTGAAAGAAtctttttttaatggtgctattcaatgtaccatataatgtactgaaaaacttttaaaaagttccaagttgagtaaaattttaaaaaagcacgaaattccgccatctttcagtgcgtcttctctccacggcgcacaaactgccacaaaaatggcatgataactttactctatgggtcagtacgattactacgatacctttttggggggggggggggggggcgggggtttgctgtactacttttattttttttaaagacatttaatttttaaaaaaatattttttgctgccatcttctgcgcgcaataacctttttatttttccgtccgcatagttgtgcgagggctcatttctcgcaggacgtcttgtagtttgcgttagtaccattttggaatacatatgactttttgatcactttttattgcattttttcttggaaacagaatgaccaaaaaaagtgcatttctggcgttcttaatttttttttttcaatggggtaaacaatgctttactttgatagatcggacttttacagacgcagcgattccaaatgtgtatttttgttttatgattttgattgtttttacaggtcattggttagactaaataaaagacagttcattaattacaactaaCTGGTAAAGGATTTGCAGTGTTTCCACCACATGgacacataccctatatgttacataaacctacccttatagtgttcagtcagtacgcggtgtgtaacagtgattgtgaaatagtagcacaatcacttttgttattctttttattaagcaaggttaatggcgagccgactggattaattgtatcggcagatttcaaaaaaatacaatacaacggcaactggattacattattccccataattggaaaaccttacgtggcagaaaacggatatcatatttaaATTCagagcactaaagttactataagccgcctatctgcttatcggttacaaaaattctgttgcacagtgtaatcgttccgtctaaaagggcctttagttcatAAAATTCATGAACAGCAAGCAGAGGCAGTGATGAGACAAGAGGGCCTAGGGTGGAGGCATGTTGGCAACAGCAGCAACGTCTTGGGGAACCTGCCCCTTCCTCAGGCAGCGTGATCGTGACCTTATCTTGAATACAACAATATTAGAAATTATCttccgggctcacacgaccgtatgctcaCGGCGTATTACCCACACACAGTAGCAAAATTCCAGACTTTAATTATGCCGCTCACACAAGCCACACGAAAAAAATAATCGTGGCATGTGCTATCTTGATGCATATAACGCATgcctacatgccaagatagtataTAAGGATTGGCATCACGCAGCTAGTACACGTTATTATGTACATGCTTGGCACACCGGCAAACACGTTTGTGTAAGCCCGACCTTGGAATACAATAATTAATGAATTGATTAGGCTCATAAAAATACACCAAAGCTGCAggtcacatttaaccctttcaggaccagtGCATCTAAAttacatagaaacatagtatgttaggctaaaaaacGATCCACgaccatctagttcagccgattATCCCCCAAtgctgattcagaggaaggctgaaaaaaaaccaccacaatgaggtggaagccaattttcaaCATTTTAGGGGaagaaaaattcctttccgactccaatttggcaattggaataacccccggatcaccgacccttctgaagtaatcagtgattataacatataatattgtatcgctcaggaaaggtgtccaggtccctcttgtactcttaaaggggttgtcccgaggcagcaagtgggtctatacacttctgcatggccataataatgcactttgtaatgtacattgtgcattaattatgagccatgcagaagttataaaaagttttatacttacctgctccgttgctggcgtcctcgtctccatggtgccgactaattttcgccctccgatggccaaattagccgcgcttgcgcagtccgggtcttctcctcttctctatggggctccgtgtagctccgtgtagctccgccccgtcacgtgccgattccagccaatcaggaggctggaatcggcaatggaccgcacagaagccctgcggtccatgaagacagaggatcccggcggccatctttagcaggtgagtatgaagacgccggaccgccgggattcaggtaagcgctgtgcgggtggtttttttaacccctgcatcggggttgtctcgcgccgaacggggggggggtttaaaaaaaaaaaaaaaacccgtttcggcgcgggacatctcctttaatagagttcaccatcaccaagtCCTCTGgcggagagttccatagtctcactgctcttacagtaaagaaccccctttctatgttaattttttttcctagcagCATTATCACCTCCTGTCATTTCCTCCAATAGCGTGCATCTTGGATGTGTAACAGGCAGGGAGATCAGCTTGGGTTAATGGTGGCTATGTACTCCCATTCACAACCGGCTACAAGTAAAAGTGATAGTGGTATTGGTTGTGGTTCGTGACACCAGTCGGCAGCAGATTGGAGCGTGGGGCGTCTTTGCGATTGCACTCCCACCTGATCTTACCACACACCATGATGATGGTTGTTGTAGTCCCTGTGGGACAGTGTAGTGTAGCTCAGTGCAGATGTTCCTAGTGGGAAGGAGCTCCAGGAGACGAGGGAGATGGGGGAACACTAAAACATAATATTAGGAGAGAATTGGAGGAAAGAAGGTTACTTGCACAGTCCAACTCTCCTTCACATTCAGAGGTTACGTGAAATGAACAGTCTCTTTATTTCCATCTCTTgttccttaggctttattcacaagaACGTATATTGGCCGCGCTTTCACactcggctgatatacgctgccgaTCTGATGTATAGTTTACAacgcatcagttcagatggtcgcattcccgcagcgtaaaagagCCCGGCCGGCCATGATAGCGCATGGGAGTGCatttcggccgggcgcttttacgtcggtcaggaaagatagttcagcacctatcttcctggccggaatacgtcggtggCTGCatagagaagggagggagttccCTCTGCCCCTtgatggctgtttgcaatggtagggggcaggAGCTAGATAATAAGCTCCCGTCGCTCCCTTGGCACACTAGCTCTTGCCCCCTTTCCCTTGCTGAGAGATGATGAGGGGGCGGAaagagggaggcagtttagcataactaaactgtctcccccttcctgACAGCAATCCGAgctgcggcgtatatgcgccggacccgggccgtctgaacgggcgcagaaacggcagatttgtgcgcccgttcacgtgatttttggCTCCACTGTATCCGTGAAACAGCCAACCGAAAATCACTACATTCGTGTGAAACGGCCCTAAGGGCCATTAATGATTATCGTTTaagaaaattgttcaaatgagtgaaagtgtaCGATAATCGTTTGATCTAAGCGCAGCCAACGACTGGACGATAATCGGTTACTTGACGTTCGTTGCTCATTTTCTTCATGCACAAACTCATCGCCGGCTCGTGCGCATTTTCAGGTTAAATCacgctcgttcagtccttctcattcactttaggctccttcacacgggtggatttgtgcAGAAAATCTGCTTGCGCAATACACAGGGAATACAAgacctatttatttcaatggggtcatTTACATTTCCTTATTTGTGCACAGAACCATGCGCTATCGTCCTGTGCATTTGCAAGCCAGAGGTCCCCATAGAAGGCTATGGGCGGTCAAATACGTGCACAATATGCAAGAGAATGTgagaaacactgcgcaatttagTGAAAacgaacacacctggaactcattaggctaagtagccaTTTAAATCTGGGCGTGTTCGTCTGCCACGTGCAAATGTCCTGCAATGTGTGCaaaatgtgcagtaaaatacatgtgcacaaaaaaaaagacaaatacattgcactgaggtgtgcgcaaaaaatgcatacgctcatgtgaaggagccattaTACAGCGTATCTCAAcagtctgtctaaacaggctgcacgagcgaaaTCGGACGCCATTTACTCGCTCAAACTATGAACTTCTGGTATGAATGGACCCTTTCTTCTGTCCGCTACCCCTCTCCTTCACTGCACTACTACTACTTGGTTACTTGCTGGTAACCTGTTCACTTAACAGACACTGACTAATAGCTGCCTGCTATGACCCAAAAACGTCATCGTAAAgtacaaatctcgtgcgattttctctGCCGTGTGATAACGGCCTTATCGTTCTGTTTACAcatcagtcgttctcagtcacttaaaaagcaaatgtgaaagactgaacgatttcttgcttgaatgagccaacaatgaatccgcctgtctaaacaggctgccaaggcaaatgaggtagtggtgacgtcactcgctcgttcaaacgataatcggctcgtctaacaGGACCCTTAGATATGAATGGATAGAGCAGCGCACATATGTAGCCACTGCTTCATTTTTTCTCCATTAGAGGCCGTCTCCCCGGGTGGGATGGGGTTCAGGGACCGCTGTCCTGGGGACAGTTGTAGGTCTAGAAGCTCTGGGATGTATAAGATATTTATTGCATATCCTCCGGGCATGCAATAAGAAAAATTACAAAACCTATGCAAGAGCAGGTACAAAAACCAATTCCCTGCAGCATGCAGTAAGGCATAATGCTATAAGTGGGAGGTTGTACAGGCCAGCCACTCATCTGGGGTGAGGTTTAGGGctatacttgcacacagataaGGCTTTCATAGGGCACCAGTCACAcagatacgtgtagtgcaccctGCTGGCTTAAAGCCCATTAATAACACCCATACTATTAGATCCGACAGGCTGTCCCACACCTTCTAAGGGTACATTTACACTAAGCGATAACCATTTGAATGAGTGAATGATGTCAGACTTCACtaaggcagcctgtttatacaaatATATTGTTATAATGAAAAatgatctggtaccgtgttagccagtagagcaaaatgtgattgttcccagcaagagaaaccaagtaatcttgtggataggataccttttaatggctaacaaaaatacatgatgttatagcgagctttcaaacctctcagggttcttcctaaggcataatgaaatagatctgaaaaggcacgcattatatatatatatatatatatatatatatatatatatatatatatacacacacacacacatacatacttatgacaaggcacagacatggatgtgattcatTTGCACTTGGAGGGATACTACAACagaatgagtagagaaataaaaacattcTTAAATAGtgcactgataaagatgtgaaggtttatggtctctgaattagtgttagggggtaaCCAGGAGAGAGTGTTATCTGTgcatagatgtctcatacttcccattcacaaatgaatcctcttgaagaatttaacactctattgaaagtgtcaaaagttgttataaatttgttctGCCAAATTCCtctgtggctttgtgatttgaaattgcctttaaatataataactttcatgtcttcTATGAAAGACAGAATTATCGTGACTAGAAACGTGcccggccacaggtaattctgtctttctctgtttaattgtgtggcgatgagatctcatccttcaaagctttcagtttttgtcctctttctccaacataaaggcctccaacaggacatttactgcacaggatcaggtacacaacatcagacgaggaacatgtaaatgtccctgggatcttatagtccagctgtgtgttggggatttgtatcatgtctgcagtcagtatatgtgagcaggtcttacagctccttacattacagggatacgttcctttttgtgtgtctgagggcaatgcactcctgattacaaagttcctcaaattagaaggttgcctgtaacatagaagcggagggtccgggaatatggttttcagacggtcatccttgtgtagggtatgatggagtttctttgcggttttccttagtacctctagctgtgaattttaggtcactactagaggtactcgacagtttccttccttctctgtatattggagtagttgatttcaaacaactcaatacaaacatccctatactgaaaaccaattgatcggcccacatacctctgatgggacagttcccatctaaacacatcaaaaagtccattgcctacagccaggccatcagatacaactggatctgcttcAACCAAACAGACAgaaaggaacatctataccatcttaagagggcatttttaaatcagggctaccatcccacctcaattgatgaccaaatcaccagagccaccaggatacccagaaatcaactactccaatacaaataCCTCGTTGACTCATTCAAACgaaaaatcgttcagtcattcacattttcTGTATGAGTCTACCTTCACAGGGGTGAGCGCGATATAGCACTAGTCAATGTGGGTTTTACTCACAGACGTGAgacgtttttcatgcaaaaactccTCCCATCACTAGTTAATAtgatcagtaagagaaaccaagtaatcctgtagatatgataccttttaatggctaacaaaaatacatgatgttatagcgagctttcaggttcttatcgacccttcatcaggctatgaAAGGTCGATaagaacccgaaagcttgctttaacatcatgtatttttgttagccattaaaaggtatcatatctacaagattacttggtttctcttactgagaacaatcacacttccaGCACTAGTTTcacagaggatcggcaagtgtttcccattgaaaaacgGCCTGCGATGTGTTTAactgtcccattgcaaacagtgggcgATGTGTTCCGGGGGCcgcgaaaaaaattgcatcgctaTGAGAGAAAACATCACTTATGTGTATGATTCCATTTAAAAGAACGAAGTTCATATTCGCgcaagttttgtgtgtcttgTAATGCACTTAACTCGCGTGAgattcacgctcgtgtgaatggagcctaagtgaatgagaaagactgaacgatcggtaattaaccctttccaatccactgtctgacttctgaagacattatgatttaaggctgtacagctctgatgttggaagacgtccgtcggggttctcttactgtatattgccagcctctctgctgtcggagcctatccaacgtgtcacctcatgcagtactggctttagccagcatatagcgccgttgtataatggcagcaaaagagtaagccccctaggaaaaccaggatacgaattggactggaaagggttaaaccaagcgattatgagccaacaatgatttttatgcctgcagaaaatggatGAAAATCAATCGATTTAAAGTCCCTACACTAAAATTACAAACATCACAGAATATACAGTGAACTGCGCCATTTTATCCGTCAAGTTCACAATGCAAACGAAGGTTTACCTGTTTTTTCCATCCGCCGCTGAACGTTTCAGTCCTTATTTGTACATTGCGGCATGATGACAAATAATAGTCGGCCACATTCCATAAAGCGAGGGAGTGCCCCGTGTTTGTCTTGTATACAAACGAGGAATTAGCGGTAAAGTGTGTTTACACGAGAAGTCCACATTACACAGAACAATTGTGTACACAGTAGCAGCCTCTTCCTCATACAATGGAAGGCTCAAATACATGAAAGGCTCGACAGTACAAAGGAAGTGGCTTCAATACTGCAAAGTAACCGACGCGTATAATCACTAAGTAACATCACAGTGTTTCCTTCATCAGGAAAACAGAGCCCGTGCCATAAGGTCATAGTCCTGTTCTGGATTACTCAAGAATAGTTTtggttaagggtgcgttcacacgtggcgGATTTTGATATGGATCTACACCAGATCCACAGCAGATGCAGCACAcactgcggattttcgtgcagaATGTCGAAGGAGAATTGTTCGCATCTTGTtcttcgttcagtttctgcaggcataaaaagtaCTGTTGACTCGTTcgcttatcattcggtttaaacagcaatcattcagtccttctcatttacTTATGCAGGGAATGAACAAGCCAATACTGCATTTGCCAGTCTAGACAGGCTGCAAGAGTGCAAACGagttagcagtgatgtcactcgcttgttcaaatgagaaaggAGAATGACCCTATATCTTGTCATTTTATGACTTGTATGCTGTATTTAGCACCAGTTTCCCTCTCTGCAGGCCACATTTTTAATCCTCAGTCTTCTATAAGCTGGTAGGTGGAGAAGCTACAATGGCTCCATACACAGTACATGGAGAAAGCAGGAGATGTTGTCAGGAGTTGAACCAGGAACCTCCTGTGGCCCTTcctattgagctatccagcctgtggacacTTTCCTGCCTTGAtctctgatcccagttatctagctcctacctcctggtcctgaccctgctTCTTGCCTTGATTGCACTTCCAATAAAAACCCAGCCCTGCTACTTCCTCAGtgagtgattattctgctccacagctcCACTTAGTCAAGCTCTACATTACCTGCTCCTCCACTATTCCTGCAAAGACTACccaataacgactcctggctttcaCCTGACAATGCTTCCCACCTtatcctttgtactgcaaacgtGACCACCCGATAATGACTCTGGCTTCCACCTGACTACTCCTCAGTCCTGCTCAGCTACACCACCCATGGCTCCTATTCAGTGCCAATAAGACGCAACAAATATTGTGTAGCACATACAGAGCAATAACAGCAtcatgaaggacattatacagcagtactgagcaatatagctgtgatttcagtagctgtcacACAGTAAACATTTACTATTAGCTGCAAAAACGTGTCTGTATGCTTTTCTCTCCTCCTACACCTCTCAatagacatctatgggcagcATAACCCACCTCCTCTCTATAAACCATCTCAAGTGTCTCTGTTATTAGAGATAGACTTTACATGCTAATAGGCGGTgggcagcaaattagaaggaagagaGACCCCCTAAGAGACAGCACTTTAGAAAGATGTTCTatcacaaaaatgttattttaggtaaataaagtgatttgcacttttactatttatcacattggctatcgtaTTAACACAATATGCCTCAAGGTGCAGTTGCTATTTAAATGATTACTGCTAGGGATACATTTTAGGAATATTTAGAGGGAATGTCCACCTTCGAACATTTGTCAAAAATTATGTGTTGATTAATTTAAACTCATTACTATCAATAGGTTTTAAAAGCATAGTGAGAACATACAATGTGTAAAAATGTTGCCCTAGATGGGTTAAAACCTAGTTAATTACAAGCACACCTAATGCAACTAATGAAGTTcttgattagttacatcaggtgtgcttgagacaatacaatttgcaaatgtgtgctcttatgagggattctatgaAGGGAGTTGTATAATTCTGACAAtgaaaggcccaatgcccacgaacAGATATTCCGCAGCGAGATTCCgcacgcaattctatgcagacagctgcaattTTGATTGCGGAAACTCCGCGCGGtaacaaaaacgcagcatgtggtatttctgtgcgagccttgcacagaaacgtcaccgctgacgcGCCGCCTCTGAGCATGTGCCGCtttgcgccagccggcacatcgcagagcagagagagaagggtGTGTTAACATGTGGCGGATTTGCTACGGATTTTGgtatggatctgcaccaaaaccacCACATGTGAATTCCCTCTAAGAGATTTTAATGAAGACTTGTTTCCGAATTCTTCAGTGTTTCCTGTAGAcgtatttgagcaataatcggttAGAAAGGAGGACCTTTCCTTTAAACATGTGAACATGAAAAGCCCAGATGGATGGAAGACATTACATaacctttttaaacattttttctaaTTAGGTACCTGCTGGTTCTGCAAATCCTGCACAAAGGTTCCCATATTCCGCAGCCAAAAAACTCATCCAAGAATTTTTGACAGCAAAACTAAGGAATGTGACATATGACCCAAGTACGTCTGCTGACCTCACCAAGAATTTGTGTGAAGACATCAAGAAAATGGTGCGCAGTGTCACGCCACCACGATACAAACTCATCTGTAACATGGCCATAGGGAGCAAAAACCGGGAGGACATTCTGGTGGCCAGTCAGTGTCTGTGGGACTCGTACTCCGATAACGTCACCTCCTGCAGTTTTCAGAACTCGACCCTGTTCTGTGTTGTGACCGTGTACGCAGTTTATTTTGAGTGAAGTCGTAATAGAATGTATTTAATAACTCCTTTATGACATGACAGATCTAAGAGTAAACTCTCAGAATTTCACAGATTAGTTGGAGCAAGTTAATCCTCTCTATACATGGAAATAATCCTAGAAGAGTATCTCAAATACTGGTCTCTCTCTTGACCCAGTAAAAACTCACAAGGTGTAGCAAATCGGTAGGTAATTTTGGGGTTCTTGAACAGTCCGGATTTCTGCAGATTATATTTAGGGTCATTTAAAAATTTGTATAAAACATTTGTTTGCTGAGCTACCAAAACTTTAGGCATCTCCAAAATATTATGTGTCTGagctgtttctccttgtggagttCACCATCATGGCCAACGGAGACTTGTAGGTCATTCAATGACTCCTGggaaataaaatatgcaaataggggatggaaaaatgattgtatagtgccacctattggaaggtagcttccctgtaagtcaatgtccaaccttttaacaggctTTGCAAAATGACCAAGAGTGGTCTTACATCCTTAGTGATGTTCCAAGGCCTGTTGAAAGGTCAGACGTTGACTTATATAGAACCTACCTACAGAGGCATTTTTCAACCACCCCTTTGCATAAAATGCAATGTGATATGAAAGAAAGCATTAATAAGCGCTCGTTCACATTGGCGCTAATGGTTCAGTTCTCATGTTCCGCTATGAAAGCAGAAAAacggaacagaccccattgactataattgggtgcATTAGGTTTCTGTCCatctggcattttacattatttgACAGGATGAAATACGCAGAATGCAGAGCTGGTTGGTCCCGTATTTCGACAGAATTTAGTGATGGAGGTTCTAACGTGAACAGGCCTTAAGAGGTCTAGCTATTTGTAAACCAATGGTGGTATGCATGAAATGTATGGTAGACGGATATATGACCCCCTATGTAGACATTGTAGTAGTCTATGCTTTATACTTGCTTGTTATAATGAAGGGCAGCAAAGTGGATTGCGTTTCTGGTTTCTCATATGTGTTTGAGAAGATTGCGGCAGATTTATTAATACTTTTAAAAAGTCTAAAACCTAATAAATTCTACACTTCTACGATGCAATGTTTTCCAGACTAGCGCATTTTGCTTAGTAAATGTTCCCCATAATACTTGTAGACTTCTGATCTTGAGATACTGGTAGTGTATTATGTGGGGCCTAATGGCTCGTGCACACGGCTGCATTATGGCTTAAGTATAACATCTTTATTGGAAAAATGGATACACATGCCCATGCTGGTGCCCCTAACACAGACACGTTTCGGACACAATGCGCATTCTTAACCC
Above is a window of Eleutherodactylus coqui strain aEleCoq1 chromosome 3, aEleCoq1.hap1, whole genome shotgun sequence DNA encoding:
- the LOC136621799 gene encoding dynein light chain Tctex-type protein 2B-like isoform X1, with translation MERRILEMIGKAGPAVRSSRIMDAASESKKLGAVKLSRVTFRATNRDSDPPALKNPAVAQSSKGTSNVKPPPSEGPSKPTDAKNPAQSISLSSLLAAQRITLRLKNKAALRRKVRARTPSRKPTAIINEQVPAGSANPAQRFPYSAAKKLIQEFLTAKLRNVTYDPSTSADLTKNLCEDIKKMVRSVTPPRYKLICNMAIGSKNREDILVASQCLWDSYSDNVTSCSFQNSTLFCVVTVYAVYFE
- the LOC136621799 gene encoding dynein light chain Tctex-type 5-B-like isoform X3, encoding MERRSSRIMDAASESKKLGAVKLSRVTFRATNRDSDPPALKNPAVAQSSKGTSNVKPPPSEGPSKPTDAKNPAQSISLSSLLAAQRITLRLKNKAALRRKVRARTPSRKPTAIINEQVPAGSANPAQRFPYSAAKKLIQEFLTAKLRNVTYDPSTSADLTKNLCEDIKKMVRSVTPPRYKLICNMAIGSKNREDILVASQCLWDSYSDNVTSCSFQNSTLFCVVTVYAVYFE
- the LOC136621799 gene encoding dynein light chain Tctex-type 5-B-like isoform X2, which translates into the protein MIGKAGPAVRSSRIMDAASESKKLGAVKLSRVTFRATNRDSDPPALKNPAVAQSSKGTSNVKPPPSEGPSKPTDAKNPAQSISLSSLLAAQRITLRLKNKAALRRKVRARTPSRKPTAIINEQVPAGSANPAQRFPYSAAKKLIQEFLTAKLRNVTYDPSTSADLTKNLCEDIKKMVRSVTPPRYKLICNMAIGSKNREDILVASQCLWDSYSDNVTSCSFQNSTLFCVVTVYAVYFE
- the LOC136621799 gene encoding dynein light chain Tctex-type 5-B-like isoform X4; its protein translation is MDAASESKKLGAVKLSRVTFRATNRDSDPPALKNPAVAQSSKGTSNVKPPPSEGPSKPTDAKNPAQSISLSSLLAAQRITLRLKNKAALRRKVRARTPSRKPTAIINEQVPAGSANPAQRFPYSAAKKLIQEFLTAKLRNVTYDPSTSADLTKNLCEDIKKMVRSVTPPRYKLICNMAIGSKNREDILVASQCLWDSYSDNVTSCSFQNSTLFCVVTVYAVYFE